From the genome of Aerococcus urinaehominis:
AAATTCTAAATAGAGTTTATCCTTGCCAGCAACTCGACTGAGGATTTTTTCAGATTGTTCTTGTAGATACTTGTCTGTATCAAAACCAATTTTTCTCATGTTTTCCCCACCTTAAAGTATATTCGCTACTACTGTAGCACACCCCTAAATGATATAAAAGAGTCGAGACTTTTGTAAAGTTAATTTTCTACCAAGACAGCTATGCTAAAATAGGGGGTAAATACACTTTAGGAGGTCTGCCATGTTAATTCCTATTGACCAGGATAGCCAGCAACCCCGTTACCAGCAGATCTATCATTACCTTAAAAATCAAATAATGACTGGCCACTTACTAGCTGGCCATAAGCTACCCAGCAAGCGGCAGCTGGCCCTTGATAATGGTATTAGTCAAAATACAGTAGTACGCGCCTATGACCAGCTCCTCGTAGAAGGTTATATCCAATCCAAAGAACGATCTGGTTACTATGTCTGTGATATTAGCTACCAGACGCTAACACCTCCAACTCAGCCCAACCAGGCGAGGTCAACAGAGCAATCATCTAATGATTACCAATTAGATCTCAGTAAGTCAATTCCTGACCAGGATATTTTCCCCTACACTAAGTACCGCCAAATTTATCGTCATATTTTAGCGGGAGAAGATAGCCTGATTTTAGACCAGTTTAGCCACCAGGGTTTAGTTGATTTGCGCCAGCAGATTCAAAATTATCTACAAGTTTCTCGGTCCGTGCCCTGCCAGGCTGACCAAGTGGTAATTGGTGCTAGTTTTAACCAGCTCTTCACAGACCTAATCAGGTTGTTTGACCAGCCCCTGGACCTGGCTTTGGAAGATCCGGGCTATCTAAAGGCTAGCCATTTAAACCATCTCAGTCAGGTCAAGACTTGGCCAATACCTCTGGCTAGTGATGGACTAGATTTGGACGCTCTGGCTGCTTCGCCAGCAGATTGGGTGTGTGTTACCCCTGGACACCAGTACCCCACGGGATCAATTATGCCCATGAAAAAAAGACTACAACTGTTAGATTGGCTGCAGATTGGTGGCAACCGCTATATTATTGAAGATGACTATGATAGTGAATTTAAATATGGTGGTCTAACTATCCCGTCACTCAAACATTTAGACCACCAGGACCGGGTAATTTATTTTGGGTCTTTTACCCGGACGCTAGCGCCTGGCTTACGGGTAGCTTATATGGTCCTCCCACGTCATTTAGTAGTCCGCTATCAAGACAAATTTTCCCATCTATCTTCAACAGTCTCTAGTTTGACCCAACTAGCACTAAGTGAGTTTATGAGGCAGGGTGAGTTTGCTAATCACTTAAACCGTACTAGACGCTATTACGGTCGTAAGCGCGACCAAATAATTAAAGCCTTGTCTAAGTATGATCCAGCTGGCCAGGTATATGGAGAAGAAGCGGGGCTACATATACTCTTTAAGCCTAGTCAAAGCTTTGATTTGGTCCAGTTCAAAAAAATGGCTGGATCAGCTGGCCTTAAAATCCGTAGCCTGGCTGATTTTTCAAGTATTTGTCAGGCTGGTTGGGAAAATATTCTGTTCATTTCTTTTTCTGCGGTCCCTACAGCCATGCTTGATAACTTAGCTCACGATCTAATTAAATGGGTAAAAGAAAGTGCGGTAGTAAAAAAAAGCTAGCCAATTCGGCTAGCTTTTTTGTGAAGCAAATATAGGATGGTTAACGTAATTTGTAGTTGACCATAAATTTACCATCTTCATAAGTGATATACCAAGATTTATGTTTACGCGCATCGAAGTGCTTGTCAGCATAGCGCTTAGCAGCTTCGTTACTATTCAAAGCTGGCCGCTGGTCAGTTTGATTAGCCTGACCTGGTTTTGCTTGCTTACCTTGGCCAGGAATGATCAGTTTGTCTCCGACTTGTAAGAAGTTAGAAGTAGCCTTATTAGCCTTTTTCAAATCAGCCACAGACACATTGAACTTGTTGGCAATCTTATAGTAGTAGTCACCAGCTTTAACGGTATAAGTAGTTTCTGTTTGCTTGATTTCTGGTTTACTTACAGCTTGGTCAGCTGGTTTTTGATTTGCTTGCTGGTTAGGAGTGACCTCCTTGCGGCCACCATCCTTGAAGTCATAGAAAACATGGTAGCCATCTTTAACATAGTCTACATACCATTGGTCATGTTTTTTATAGTCAAAGTTATCTTTGGCAAATTTAACTGCATCATTAAGCTTGCTGAAGGCTTTTAATCCATCCTGGTCGGTTTTTTCTGGTTTATTTTCATCAGGCTTGTCTGCAGTTTGATTTAGGCCAGGAATGACTAGCTTATCACCAGGATATAACATGTTAGAAGTCGCTTTATTAGCTTTTTTCAAAGCCTCAACAGTGACTCCGTGT
Proteins encoded in this window:
- a CDS encoding PLP-dependent aminotransferase family protein translates to MLIPIDQDSQQPRYQQIYHYLKNQIMTGHLLAGHKLPSKRQLALDNGISQNTVVRAYDQLLVEGYIQSKERSGYYVCDISYQTLTPPTQPNQARSTEQSSNDYQLDLSKSIPDQDIFPYTKYRQIYRHILAGEDSLILDQFSHQGLVDLRQQIQNYLQVSRSVPCQADQVVIGASFNQLFTDLIRLFDQPLDLALEDPGYLKASHLNHLSQVKTWPIPLASDGLDLDALAASPADWVCVTPGHQYPTGSIMPMKKRLQLLDWLQIGGNRYIIEDDYDSEFKYGGLTIPSLKHLDHQDRVIYFGSFTRTLAPGLRVAYMVLPRHLVVRYQDKFSHLSSTVSSLTQLALSEFMRQGEFANHLNRTRRYYGRKRDQIIKALSKYDPAGQVYGEEAGLHILFKPSQSFDLVQFKKMAGSAGLKIRSLADFSSICQAGWENILFISFSAVPTAMLDNLAHDLIKWVKESAVVKKS